Proteins found in one Musa acuminata AAA Group cultivar baxijiao unplaced genomic scaffold, Cavendish_Baxijiao_AAA HiC_scaffold_776, whole genome shotgun sequence genomic segment:
- the LOC135663972 gene encoding photosystem II protein D1, with translation MTAILERRESTSLWGRFCNWITSTENRLYIGWFGVLMIPTLLTATSVFIIAFIAAPPVDIDGIREPVSGSLLYGNNIISGAIIPTSAAIGLHFYPIWEAASVDEWLYNGGPYELIVLHFLLGVACYMGREWELSFRLGMRPWIAVAYSAPVAAATAVFLIYPIGQGSFSDGMPLGISGTFNFMIVFQAEHNILMHPFHMLGVAGVFGGSLFSAMHGSLVTSSLIRETTENESANAGYRFGQEEETYNIVAAHGYFGRLIFQYASFNNSRSLHFFLAAWPVIGIWFTSLGISTMAFNLNGFNFNQSVVDSQGRVINTWADIINRANLGMEVMHERNAHNFPLDLAAVEVSSTNG, from the coding sequence ATGACTGCAATTTTAGAGAGACGCGAAAGTACAAGCCTATGGGGTCGTTTCTGCAACTGGATAACCAGCACTGAAAACCGTCTTTATATTGGGtggttcggtgttttgatgatccctaccttattgaccgcaacttctgtatttattatcgccttcattgctgctcctccagtagatattgatggtattcgtgaacctgtttctggttctctactttatgGAAATAATATTATCTCTGGTGCTATTATTCCTACTTCTGCAGCTATAGGTTTACATTTTTACCCAATCTGGGAAGCAGCATCTGTTGATGAGTGGTTATACAATGGTGGTCCTTATGAGCTAATTGTTCTACACTTCTTACTTGGTGTAGCTTGTTACATGGGTCGTGAGTGGGAACTTAGTTTCCGTCTGGGTATGCGTCCTTGGATTGCTGTTGCATATTCAGCTCCTGTTGCAGCTGCTACTGCTGTTTTCTTGATCTACCCTATTGGTCAAGGAAGTTTCTCTGATGGTATGCCTTTAGGAATATCTGGTACTTtcaacttcatgattgtattccaggcaGAACACAACATCCTTATGCATCCATTTCACATGTTAGGTGTAGCTGGTGTATTCGGCGGCTCCCTATTCAGTGCTATGCATGGTTCCTTGGTAACCTCTAGTTTGATCAGGGAAACCACTGAAAACGAATCTGCTAACGCAGGTTACAGATTCGGTCAAGAGGAAGAGACTTATAATATCGTAGCTGCTCATGGTTATTTTGGCCGATTGATCTTCCAATATGCTAGTTTCAACAACTCTCGTTCTTTACATTTCTTCTTGGCTGCTTGGCCTGTAATTGGTATCTGGTTCACTTCTTTAGGTATTAGCACCATGGCTTTCAACCTAAATGGTTTCAATTTCAACCAATCCGTAGTTGACAGTCAGGGTCGTGTCATTAACACTTGGGCTGATATCATCAACCGTGCTAACCTTGGTATGGAAGTAATGCATGAACGTAATGCTCACAACTTCCCTCTAGACCTAGCTGCTGTCGAAGTTTCATCTACAAATGGATAA